TTGATCCGTCGACACAGGTGTCTGCGCGATCATCGCTGTTGATCGGATCGCCGCAGTTGCAGGTGCTGTTCGGGCAGTCTGCGGGCAACCCGCCGATCACGTTCTCAAGCAACGCGCCGTTCGATTTCGATCCGTCCGATGGCATCACTCCCGGGACGTATTGCTTTACGTCGGTCGTGATCCACGAGATCATCCACACGTTCGGGTTCGGATCCAATGTTGATTTTCTGCACGGCGCGACGCTACTCCCGATGGACGTGTATCGGTTTCGCGAGTCCGACGGACCAAACACGAATCTGAATCCTGACACGCTCGGCGACTTTGCGACCGTACCGCGCACGGTGTATCTGGACAATCCGAACAATCCCGTGACGGACGAGGCAATACTCGATTTTATCGATGTGGAGATTCCGATGTCGGACGGTGCGCCGTGGCAAGGCTCACATTATCGCGAGCTGCCATCGCCGGTTGGAATTATGGATCCGCGTATTCTGCCGGGCGAGACGTACTACCCCGCGTATGTCAACGCGCTTGATCTGCGTGTGCTCGATGCGCTCGGCTGGACATACGTAGACATAGGGTGCTACGCCGATTGCGATCAGTCCGGCACAATCAATATCTTCGATTACATCTGCTTTGGTAACGCGTATGCGAACCAGGATCCGTACGCCGACTGTGACCAGTCGGGTATGCTGAACGTCTTTGATTACATCTGCTTCGGCAATGCGTACGCGGGGGGGTGTCCGTGAGATGATGTGTGTCATTGCATGGGCAGCACGAGGCGCCATTCGTTGCCGACACGTTCGGCCTGAACGCTAACCCAGCGGAGATCCTTCCGGCCGACACCCGTGATCTCCACGCGCAGTCTGCGCGACCCAGTCTTTGACATGATCGCGTTGGGTGAGTGCTCGCCCATCGGCAATCGCGAGAAGAGTGTGTACACATCGTCGTAGTATGCGCGCATGAGGTCGTACTGCGCCTCGGCGCTGGTGCCCCACGCGGTCAGCTCCGCTCTGCTTGTCTCGCTGACAACCTGCTCGACAAATATCTTTCTGCCGCGATCCACATCCTCGTCCGCGAGGGTGCGCAGGACATGGCTCATGAGGTAGCTGATCGATGGTGAGTTGAGTGTTGTGTGGCCGAGTTCGTCTGTTTCGACTGCGAGCTTGGGCTCGATGGGGATACCGCCCCCCGTTCCCGCGCTGACCGGCTGTGTGCCGTGCTCTGCACCCTCAAGCCCCGAGAAAAACGGCTTATATTTTACAACGTGCTCTTCAGGCGCGCACGATGCCAGCACACATGCGTATGCAATCAATACTGCACTTGCGCAACGCGCGGTCACGCGCTGGCCTCGGCGTTCTTTGCTGCGCACGCGCATCCTGCGCCGCAGCCGCCAGCGGGTATCGGCTCATCGATCAACGGGCCAAGGAACCGCTCGATCTTTCGATTGCAGAACGCTGCATGGCGCTCGAGGTGATAGACGTTGTAAACAAGGAACGTGCGCGCGCTTGTTGCGCCGCGCTCCGGGTGCATGACAGTGCGCTCAAGAACGGATTCATCGAGTGCGAGAAACTGCTCGACCATCCATCGGCGGAGTGTGTGTATGACCGCGACGAATCCCGCGACCGGCGGTGGTGTTGCGCCTGCAGCATGCCCCAAGCGTTCGCCCGGGTCTGCGCTGGATCTTCCCGCGTAGATGCCGGAGTCAATAAATGCGTTCTCGTCCCACATCTCAACGACCGGACCATCCTCACCGATCGCACGACGGATGCGCATTGTCAGCACCATTTCCGCGTCAGCACAATGCCCGAGCAGCATGCGCACCGACCAGCGGCCAACGCCCTCAGAGCCGTCAGGTTCTGGAAGGAAGCAGTGGTCGAGCTGGTCCTGCGAGAGCTCGAACACACGTCGATCAAACACCTCGACACCACGGGCGTATCGGCGCAGCAGATCCTGATACGAGAGCGATTTGATGTCCTGGATGGTTGGCGGATCAAGAAGGGCTGCGGACTTTGTGCAGCAGGCGCTGTCGTCTGTGGGTGTGTGGGCATGGGCCATATTCGGCATCTCCTGCGGGATGTGCGAGAATCAAAGAAGGGTATGCGTGGCGTGGATCGGCTACAACGCTCTTTGAGGCAGTCTTCGCTGGTCTGTACGGTGGGAAGAAGGCGAGAATGTTGAATCGGCTCTAGTACACCCGAATGATGCAGCGCTCATGGGAAAACGATCGACGAAGAAGCCATCAGGAACGACTCCACCACAGAAGCGGGATGCTGCTGAGTGTGGCTGCACACACGAGGATCGCACGCTGGCCCTGCGCGTGATGACGCTGACACGCGATACAAACCAGTACGGCACGATCTTCGGTGGCATCATCCTCTCGTATATCGATCAGGCTGGGTTTGTCGAGGCGCGCAGGCACGGCAGACACAGATGGGTGACCGCGTCCGTCGATCGCGTTGATTTTCATCAGCCGGTGCATCTGGGAGATGTGGTAAACTGCTATGCGTGCACGACGAGGCTGGGCCGCACAAGCGTGACCGTGTGTGTCGATGTCGAGGCTGAGCGCTACGAGACAGGCGAGACAGTACGCGTGACCACAGCAATGCTGACAATGGTTGCTGTCGACGCGCAGGGTAGGTCGATTCCGTTCAGCTCTCCCCCCACTATCGGAGTTGACGAGTAATGGCGCACGAGTCTGAGCATCATCCGGCTCGTCTTGCGGTGTTCCTTTCCGGATCGGGACGCACACTGGTAAATCTTGCTGATGCGATCGATCGTGGCGAGCTAGATGCTGAGATCGGGCTCGTTGTGGCGTCTCGCCAGTGCCTTGGATATGACCGGGCGCGTGAGCGCAATCTGCCAGCACGAGTCGAGCAAGGTGTTATCCCCGAGCGAAGGCTGGTGCAACTGCTTGATTCATCGCGCATCGACTGGGTGGTGCTGGCGGGGTACCTCAAGCTGCTGCCGATTCCGGCGCGATATGTTGGCAGAGTTGTCAATATCCATCCAGCGCTGCTCCCGCGTCATGGCGGGCCTGGAATGTATGGCGATCGCGTGCATCAGGCGGTGCTCAACTCCGGTGATACTGAGACGGGATGCACAGTGCATCTGTGCGACTCGGAGTACGACATGGGACGGATTCTCCTCCAGCGTCGGTGTGCGGTCCTGCCGGGGGACACAGTGCGTATGCTGGCCGATCGTGTCTTTTCGCTAGAGACCGAGGCGTATCCAGAGGCGCTGCGGATGCTTATTGAGGGCAGGGTCTAACTGTCCGAGGCATCTCCGGGGGCTTTCTCTAACCGTACTATGCGACTATGAAGACTGCGTGGAAATCCATGGCGAGTGTTGTTGGTCTGTGTGTCGCGACAGCGTGGCTGACCGGGTGCGCCCGTCTGCATCACGACTCAACCGTTGCAGTGTCGTCCGGGGCGTATGCATCGTCATTCGAGCACGCCAAGCAGGTGCTGCGTGACCAGAACTTCGATCTTGATCGTGTCGATGCGCGGACGGGTGTGATCACGACAAAGCCGAAGAGTACGGCAGGGCTTGCCACGCCGTGGGACGCTGAGCAGACGTCGCTTGGTGCCGAGGCTGACGATTTTCTTTCGAACCGTGCACGCGTGGTGCGTGTGTGGTTTGAACCCGCAGCTGAGCGCCCCGCCAGTAACGATGCTGAACTTGCGCCGGCTGTCGCGCCAATTCCTGTTGAGCCCGGAGCGCCGAGCGCTCCGGGTGTGATGCCGACAGACATGCGCACGTATGACGGTGTTGTGCAGGCGCGGGTCGATGTGGTCCTGCTCTCATCGCAAAGACCGGGTCTGCGTCTTGATTCCACAAGCATTCGCATGCAGTCGAGAATGTTTGATCCGGCATTGGGCAGACGGGGGCTCTATCCGAGCTATGACGTACCGGTTGGCCGTGATGAGGCGCTGGAGCGTCGAATCGCGGGCAGACTCAAAGAGGTGCTTGTCAGAGAACAACTAACGCCAGAGACACAATGACGTCGATCGACGTTTTGGTTCGTCGAGCGTCCGGGAATGGCGTGTTTGTTGATTATCAGCCGAAAAACAGAGATCTTGTGTGGTGAGCTTTCATCTGAGTGTGAAAAGATGTGTGTGATCGTTCATCCTGTCTGACGAAACACACCCAGGACGTTTACAGTACTGTCTCATCCCGTTAAAGCAGCACCATTGAATACCGCGTATGACTGACGAGCATCGTGACGACATTCCAGCACCTGATGCTCCCGATCGGGAGCATCTTCCTGCATTGAAAGATGAGCGCCCTGATGTGCGTGCCATGCATTTTCCGCGAAGCGGAGCCCACCGTCAGCCGGGCGTTCGATGGGCTGCTGCTGCAATCGCCTTCACCGCTGCGATCCTGATTCTGTTGCAGAACATCAACATCTTCCCCACTCCGCAGATAGAAGAAACTGAGCCCGAGTCGCTGATTGTTTCGCCACAGTTGACAGATCCTGTGCTGATCAGCAGCAAGCTGATGCTCGGCGCATTCGAGTTGCCCTTTCTTGATGCCGACACTAAGGAAACAATCAACAAGCTTGTCTTTGCTGAAGAGTCTCAGCAGGATTTGAGCGCGATTGATCTGTTGCGCATGGCCATCTTGCGCGGTGTGGCGGTTGACCCTGCGAGCGGTATCGAGATGCTCAGTCGGGCAGAGGAACGCATCGAGCGACGCACGCAGGAAGTAGCTAATGACGCAACGCTGAGCGAAGCGGATCGCGAGACGTATGCCAAACTCTTCGACGAAGTGTCCTCCGACATCGCGTTTGTGCGAACTGTGCTGACAGAATCGCTGGATGCGGTGGACGCGTACGACCTTGATCAGTTTACGACCCGTCACGGATGGTTTGGAAGATTGCTGAAAACCTATGGCACCGAGAAGGGGCGTCAGCAGCGCAAACTGATGGCGGCGCAGGGTGCGCGTGCGTTTCTTATCCTCTTTGTCATGATAACGGTTGTGGTATGCGCCTTCGTTGTTGGGTGCATTCTTGCGTTCGTTGCGTGGTTTGCGAACTTCCAGGGACATTTGCACTGGCGCATGCGCCATCCCAAGGGGCCTATCTATCTTTATGCGGAAACATTTGCACTGTTCCTGGGATCATTTCTTGCATTAATCGTGGTGACCGAGCTGGCGATGCTCGGCGCAAGCGAGAAAACTGCGGGCGTGATCGGCGTGCTTCGAATGCTGGCGCAGGCGGGGCTTGCGCTCTTGTGCTTCTATCCGTTCTTCCGCACCAAGCGCCCGGATCTGATCAGTCGCGACATCGGTTGGCATACCGGCAAGGGACTGACATCTGAGATCTTTGCTGGCATCATCGGATACTTTGCTGGGTTGCCGATTATCGCATTGGGTGTCGCTGTGATGGCTCTGCTGGTGAGTGTTGTCAGCGCGTTCTCTGACGGCTCTGGAGGCTCGGGTCCAACGCACCCAATTGTTGAGAGCTACACGCGATCAAGTATCGAGATCTTTATTGCCTACTTCTTTGCGGTGATCTGGGCGCCGTTTGTCGAGGAAACAATGTTCCGCGGATATTTCTTTACGTATCTGCGGAACAGGCACGGTTTTATCTTGTCAGGTCTGCTGACCGCGTTTGTGTTTGCAGCCATTCATCCGCAGGGATGGATGTTTATACCAGCGTTAGGATCGATTGGATATGTGATGGCGATGCTTCGCGAGTGGCGCGGCTCGCTTATCGCGCCGATGGTCGCGCACGCAATGCACAATGCCACACTCGTTACCTTTGGTGTGCTGCTGTTCAAGACGCTGATGTAGTATTCTGTGTACACCTGATACACGTGCAGCATTGACAGACGACAACGAGGACCACATGCTGGTCCTCGTGCCGCTCCCTTTCGTCCGTCCGGGCTGCTCCCTCAGAGCCCGCAAGGCGAACCGGCTGCCGATCGGCCGGTGCGTGTGCACTGCGTCCGACAAGGTTTGGTTGGTAAGGCCCCGCGCCGGGGAGGCTAAACCGACGCGAGGCACACGCAGGGGACACACAAGCAACACGAGGTTGGCCTGTGCCCATCTCGTCAGGAGACAGGCGCTAACCAACCCCGCTGACTTCTACAGCATCCAATACGTTTGCTGTTTCGGCCAGTCGTGTGTGTGCTACTGCGCAGATTCGGCGCGGCTCAACCGGCATAACCGGCACAGACAGTTGGGCCATAGCAATCTGCTTTATTCGGTCCAATAAGACGGAATGAATGAGTGTTGTATACGGATCCGTTTCCGTTATACTCCGTGTCAGCCACTCAGCATGTCGGTGGTATGGCTTTGGGGAATCACATGAAGCACTTTGTGGATATTTGCGCTTTTATTGCAGCCTTATTGTTATGTGCGACAGCAAAGTCACAGTTCTGTGCTCCGTACGAACTTGGCCGTGTTCCAACCTCGGGAGACGCTCTGAATATCGTTGTCAGTGGAAACATTGCGTATGTTGCCTGCGGCGAGCAGGGGGTTGATATCTTCGATATTTCTAGTCTGGCAAGCCCAGTGCTGCTTGCTACGCTGGACACACCCGGTGTTGCCCGTGCGGTTGATGTGTCCGGGAACCACCTCTTTGTGGCTGACAGGCTCGAAGGTCTCCAGGTGATCGACGTAAGTGACCCGCTGCAACCTGTGATCGTCGGCTCATACGACACACCAGGCGATGCGTTCGGAGTGACGGCGGATGGTGATCTTGCGTTTGTAGCAGATTATGACAGTGGACTTCAGATATTGGACATCTCAAACCCGGCTGCTCCAGCGCTGGTGGGAAGTTACGACACACCAGGAACTGCGACCTCCAGCGATGTTGATGGAAGTATTTGTATAGTGACAGACTGGGACGAGAGCATTATCATATTGGATGTTTCCACGCCGTCCTTGCCAGCTTTATTATGGACATATTCAACATCTGATTATGCTTACGATGTAGCCATTTCCGGCAGATATGCTTATATCGCGTACCGTGACTCTGGCCTCTTCACGTTTGACATTTCTAATCCGAACGAGCCGCGAGGAAAAGGCATTTGTGTAACGCGTGGAGTTGCAAGATCAGTCGAGGTGCATGGCGAATATGTTTATCTCGCGTGCGATGACGCAGGTGTCCAGGTGACGAACTCTGATCCGAACGTGCCGTATTCTGTTGGGCATCGACTTCTTGGGATTGCTGAATCACATGGCACGGCATTCAATGTTGCTGTTGTAGACCAGGGATTTGTCGTTGCGGACGGTCCGGGTGGGATCGCAACCTTCGTTGTGCCGGACCAGCCCGTGACTCCTGCAGAAACAAATATCTCGTCCAGTGTTGTTTCGATCTTTCATCAAACCATTACCCATCGATTTGTTGTTCATGGTAGTTTGTTGTTTGTGATCAGAGATGGAGCCGGATGTAGTATTTACCAACAGGATCAAAGCGGGAACTGGATCTTTCAATCAGTGATGAACACTGATTCATACGACATTGCAATCTCGGATAATCTTGTGTATTTAGCGACAACGGACGGGCTGGAAATCTGGGACGTTGCAGATATCCAGTCACCATCCTACATGGGAGGCGTTGGAAACCTCGGAGAAATACAATCGATTACCCTTATGGGCAACACGATATATTTGGCTAACAAAGACGTTGGAACCTTGTATGTTGTTGATGTGGCGGACCCTACGGCTCCGGTGTATATGGGGGGAACACTGATGCCCGGAGATGGCTGGGATATTATTGCGCATGAAAACTACGTCTTTGAAGCGGGTGGCAGCTGGTTTAGTGTGGCAGACGTTACCGATCCTACTGCAATAAGTACGTTCTGGCACTTCAGCCCGATTAGCAACGCGTTTGGACTCGACTATGCTGATGGAAGACTCTTTGTTGTTGGCGAGTATGGTTTTTTTACGCTCGACGTAACCAACCCAACGCAGGCTGTTCTTGAGGACGAGTGGCTTGGACTGTATCGCGGCAAAGCAGTCCAAGTAGTCGGCGATAGAGCGTATGTGGCTGACGAGCAATTCGGTCTTCTCATCTTTGATATCAGCGACTCGTCGCATATTGAATGCCTGGGCATTCTGGATGAAACTACAGACACCAGAGACGTGCATGTTGCAGATGGTCTTGTATATCTCTCAGATCGGTTTAAGGGAGTCTTTGTGATTGCGCCCTCGTTGTGCGTTGATGTTTGCTACGCCGATTGTGACGAGTCCGGCGCACTCACCATCTTTGATTACATCTGCTTCGGCAACGCGTATGCAGGCAACGGGCCGTACGCCGACTGCGACAACAACGGCAGCCTGAACGTGTTTGATTACATCTGCTATGGCAACGCGTATTCGGCAGGATGTCCTTGATGCGATTGCGGGTTAGCGCAGCGTGATTTCGCCCTTGCCGGAAAACGCTTGCGTGGGCGTGCGCGGTCTCGAATCGAACAGAGCTTCATTTAATGTTCTTGGTCGAAATAAACTGCGGTGCGAGGCAAAGTGGATATTTACAAAGTTTTGACTTCTGAAAATGACAGATTTTGTTATACTGGATGCAGGTTCAGTGCATTGGATTGAACGCGGGAACATATTGGGAGGCAGTATCGTGAAGACGACATCACGTTTCTTTTCGTCTGTAGCAAGTATCGTTGCGGTCGGTTCTATCGCGTGTGGGCA
Above is a genomic segment from Phycisphaeraceae bacterium containing:
- a CDS encoding CPBP family intramembrane metalloprotease; this translates as MTDEHRDDIPAPDAPDREHLPALKDERPDVRAMHFPRSGAHRQPGVRWAAAAIAFTAAILILLQNINIFPTPQIEETEPESLIVSPQLTDPVLISSKLMLGAFELPFLDADTKETINKLVFAEESQQDLSAIDLLRMAILRGVAVDPASGIEMLSRAEERIERRTQEVANDATLSEADRETYAKLFDEVSSDIAFVRTVLTESLDAVDAYDLDQFTTRHGWFGRLLKTYGTEKGRQQRKLMAAQGARAFLILFVMITVVVCAFVVGCILAFVAWFANFQGHLHWRMRHPKGPIYLYAETFALFLGSFLALIVVTELAMLGASEKTAGVIGVLRMLAQAGLALLCFYPFFRTKRPDLISRDIGWHTGKGLTSEIFAGIIGYFAGLPIIALGVAVMALLVSVVSAFSDGSGGSGPTHPIVESYTRSSIEIFIAYFFAVIWAPFVEETMFRGYFFTYLRNRHGFILSGLLTAFVFAAIHPQGWMFIPALGSIGYVMAMLREWRGSLIAPMVAHAMHNATLVTFGVLLFKTLM
- a CDS encoding phosphoribosylglycinamide formyltransferase, translating into MAHESEHHPARLAVFLSGSGRTLVNLADAIDRGELDAEIGLVVASRQCLGYDRARERNLPARVEQGVIPERRLVQLLDSSRIDWVVLAGYLKLLPIPARYVGRVVNIHPALLPRHGGPGMYGDRVHQAVLNSGDTETGCTVHLCDSEYDMGRILLQRRCAVLPGDTVRMLADRVFSLETEAYPEALRMLIEGRV
- a CDS encoding DinB family protein, with translation MAHAHTPTDDSACCTKSAALLDPPTIQDIKSLSYQDLLRRYARGVEVFDRRVFELSQDQLDHCFLPEPDGSEGVGRWSVRMLLGHCADAEMVLTMRIRRAIGEDGPVVEMWDENAFIDSGIYAGRSSADPGERLGHAAGATPPPVAGFVAVIHTLRRWMVEQFLALDESVLERTVMHPERGATSARTFLVYNVYHLERHAAFCNRKIERFLGPLIDEPIPAGGCGAGCACAAKNAEASA
- a CDS encoding acyl-CoA thioesterase, whose amino-acid sequence is MGKRSTKKPSGTTPPQKRDAAECGCTHEDRTLALRVMTLTRDTNQYGTIFGGIILSYIDQAGFVEARRHGRHRWVTASVDRVDFHQPVHLGDVVNCYACTTRLGRTSVTVCVDVEAERYETGETVRVTTAMLTMVAVDAQGRSIPFSSPPTIGVDE